In Microplitis mediator isolate UGA2020A chromosome 9, iyMicMedi2.1, whole genome shotgun sequence, the DNA window GGCAATCTAATCGTCTATACTCGTcttcttatactttttaattgttaattgtttagatcaaacaaaatttattgtacattttacataatttatgtacaataatgcattttttttaaaattaacatcatatatatgtactaataattttatgttataataaattaagtgataaaattataataacattaagtaagtaaaaatttttataaaattgcaattgaaataaaaataatctgatagtctaattattaaagattgttttgaaatttgattgtataaaagtaatatttttattatattacagaatatgtataataagcaagtaaaataagaataaaatataatatgagaTAAAATGCTGTTACAAGGGCATCAAGCTGACTCACTCATTATCTCATTGACTTTTAAAATCTAAAGAGTTGAAGAGtaaattgtattattatttaataaaattataaattgataatttaattataatgtgTAATTTAAAAGGTGTGTtgtacttaataaaattataatttaaccgCATTGcagttaatatatattatgttttaTGTATAATACTTAAATGGACATTAAACAATTGTAGACATCTAACGTTGTATTGTCTCTATTATCGTCTACCCTAACTATTACAACttacaataataaatcttatttaACCAAGTAGTTTTAGTCagtgatttatttgttaaCCACGATTCGTCAGCATACTACTTTTGGTCATTACATCTTTCGTTGACACTTGCCTTGAACTCGCAATCGTTTTATATTACTTACCTACTCTACTCAGCAGCTAGTTTATCTCTAGTTTATCTACGTTGTGCGCtacattacttttttttttttttttttttttttttaaatattaacttacaatatttaaatatatacaatccttcattcatatataaatagataattttatttatttacatatatatatatatatatatgatgcaTATTATCAAcgatatcatatatattccCACTTTAAAGTTGTTAATTGCTTCAAtgtacataattattatataaagtCTCTCAGTTATGTTTTATCTTTACTTGTGaacaattgtaataaatatttaaaaaataataatacaagtTTTAATGTTGTTGATGATCTTgtctaataaataaagaaaattatgtttttaattaaacaatatttaAGGTAACcagatgaataaaataatttttttaaaactataatattaattgtcgcggtaattttttaaaaaatattctctctctttataaaaattaacttatatatatatacatatatattcttttagaaataaattacataattctgtaagtataataaaatattatacatcaATAAGATTAAATAGTacagaaaataatattgattcatcatcatcatatcGTTTTTATCCTGGAAAATTACCTATTATTGATATCACGGTAGGAAAGTTATTTGAAGAGGCatgtaaagaatttaaaaatcgtgAATGTGTTGTATCAGttcatcaaaataatattCGCTTAACATACAATCAAGTACTTGAACGTGCGGATAAATTAGCAgcaggattaaaaaaattaaatttaaaatacggCGATCGTGTGGGCGTATGGGGTCCAAATGATTACCAATGGTTACTTGCATTTATCGCAATATCAAGAGCTGGTTTAATCATGGTTGGTATTAATCCAGCTTATCaacaaaatgaattaaattattctttaaataaaGTTCAAGTTAATACTGTCATCGCCCCTGATAAATTTCGTACACAAGACTAtggaaaaatgttaattaatgcaaaaaatGCATGTCCTTcattaaaaaacattattttatgGACAGACAATTCAATAaagtaagttttaatatttaattttaattatgaaaaaaaaaaaaatgtaattagttttttttttttttaatgtattgatttaaaaaattgagttcATTGGGTTAAATTGTCTGTATTATTTACATATTGGGTTAATAGCCAAAGTGACTAATCACGTTTAAATTCTaagagtttttatattctggggattaattattgttatataagatttggaaaaataaaaataaataataaaatgaaaggtgtttttcactattaaatttgatataacaattaatttattatacagAGGAACGTATAGGTTCTCAGATATTGAATCTCTTGCTACAAATGTTGAAATTGAGGGAATTGGAGCAACCCAAAATGAAATTTCACCTTATGACGGttgtaatattcaatttacTTCTGGCACTACAGGTTTTCCTAAGGCACCCTTAATATCACACAGATCTTTTGTTAATAACGGACGTCAGGTAATCATGCccgatttattttaaaataaataaataaataaatgtattttataaaaatattaaaataattaaggtaGTAGAAAGAGCTggattgataaataataatagtcatCATAAAGCTTGTTTAAATGTACCATTTTTTCATGCATTTGGAATGATACATGGATGTATGGTTGGTTTTAACGCTGGTATGACATTTGTACTTGAATCCCCAATATTTAAtccaaaaaattcaattgaaacAATTGTTAATGAGAAATGTACTATTGCTTATGGAACTCCAACAATGTGGGTGAGactgattataaaatattacttaaattattaaaatttacaattatttatattcgacgatgaatttaaaaattaaataatattaaaataggtAAATATGTTGGATATGCAAGAACAATTACAAGCTCGAATTCCATCATTGCATTTAACAACAACTGGTGGTGCAATAGTATCACctgaattaatgaaaaaaattcgcaATACATTCAAAGTAGATAAAGCAACGGTAagatatatcaataataataatcattaattttaggTGTTATATTTGACCGAGTTTCGATCTCTCGATAGTCAGTTTAGAGCTTACCTCAATTCCTTTAATATATATCTCACCAGGTCAATGACTCTAACAACTTTAACTACTCATTGTTATCTATGCACATATCTTTTGAAAGGGCGGGAATTTATgtgcataaaattattttcgtgaTAAATATTCAGTTCCATTTGTATAATGGAtcaatagtatatttattaaatcaatggAAATccactaaaaatatgttatattttttatagataatttatGGTCTTACGGAAAATACAGCAGTTGTTTTTCATACGGTACCTGAAGATCCACATGAATTAACTAACTACACTGTAGGACGTCTTCATGATCATATTGAAGCAaaggtaataataataataataaaaataataattttataaaaataataataaattaataggtAGTAGATGAAAATGGACAAACGGTACCTATTGGTACACCTGGAGAACTTTGGACTCGTGGTTACTCTACAATGATAGGATATTGGAATGATCCAGAAAATACATCAAAGACAATAAATGAAGCTGGTTGGTTGAAAACTGgcgataaatttatattacatgCCAATGGATATGGTGAAGTTGTTGGGAGATTAAAAGATATCATTATTCGTGGgggtgaaaatatttttccaaaggtaatttattaattattgatataattaattaatagttaaacaataaataaatattttatctatagGAAATTGAAGGATTTTTAGAATCACACAATGATATATTAGAAGCACAAGTATTTGGTGTACATGATGATGTTTATGGTGAAGAAATTTGTGCCTGcattcgtttaaaaaataataaaaaaaaaattactgccaatgacattaaattatatgctaAAGGTAAAATATCTCATTTTAAAATACCACGATATATTCATTTTGTTGAAGAATTTCCAAAAACTGCAAgtggaaaaattcaaaaattcaaattaaaacaatttatggAAACTAATGGACTTGTACCTGCATCTaaaggaaaataatatttttatttcttttttttttttttatttattaaataacataaaacgacaatgataaaaaatacaaaacaaaagttacaaagggtttttatgtaataataatattaataataataatgataataataatgatagcgaatgatgatgatataaattatatttattttatatatattttagataaTGGTAGgtttaaattagtaaaataataatatttttaatttatgcatAAATAATGCAAGgcaataataagaaaaaaaaaaaaaagaaaaatgaaaaaaattatattatatacttaGATCGATACATATTATAGACTACGATGGATAACGGGATTCAGTACATGGTCCAGTACTGTCATCTGCACATGCACATGTTCGGCCACCTTGACCGTCTGGTAAACAAAGTTGATCTTTGTGGCATCTTCCATTTTCATATTGACAAACATTTGAaactatcaaaaaaaattttaattacatttacaatatataaaataaaataaatatacatatatatatatgttaccTCGTGGACATGATTCAGGAACTGCAACTATTCCATATAATTTACCACTACCACCAGGTGGTATCGATAATGAATTTTCATTTAGACCCGTTGTTTTTGATATTACTTCTATTTtatgtctataaaaaaaaaaaaatgaataaaaatataatgaataataataaactcaaaataatatttatttcaaattacgtTTTCCAATCAgtccaataataattatcttcaGATATTGCCAATCCAAATGGATAAGATAAATCTTTAGCTACAATACGTACTGATTTATGGTCTATTGGAGTACAACCTTaacaaaaaacaataaaataaataaattataaaaatcgcaacaataataattattaatatactgAACGTACTAATTGTAAATGTTCCAGCATCAGTCCAACACAATTCATCAGTAGCCCAATCAATACATAATGAATTTGGTAATTGTACTTGGTCaccattcaaaaataattcacgTCCTGTACCGTCTTCATTAGCCCATTCTAATTTTGGCATAACACGATTCCAATCAgaccaaaatatttttctattattttcaataataataaattaatttattgttctttataatatataaatttatatataataataataataataaacaaaccCTCGATAAGGATGTACAGCAATACCTCTTGGATTAACTAAACCGTCAgaaataataacttttctttttttagtaCCTAAATGTGCAACTTCAACAGTACCTTTGCCAGAATCTGTCCAAAATATATTACGTGATACCCAATCTATAGATATACCCTCAGGACTACTAACAccagttataaatttttcaatgtgtGATCCATTGTAAgataatttagttattttgtTACCAGTTATATCACTGGTGTATACGTTACCACCAGCACAATCGATATCAATAGCTATTGCCATCTGAGCATAGTCTAAATTAATTGGTGTACCTGGATTAACGTTTGTTGGATAATATGGAATTTTAAGTGTTGCCATTCCTTGATTaactaacaaaaaatttgactcGTGTTTAGATTTTGTTTTACAGTTTAATCCGTCACCGGTAAATCCTTCATTGCATACACATGCATAATCACTACCACCTACAACAACACATGTTGCATCACGTGAACATAAACTTGGTTCTTTACGGCATGATGTTTGTGGTATACAATTAAATCCATCTCCATAATATCCCTATCAtttaacaaacaaacaaacaattattattaatttttttacaataataacaataataataatacttacaGGTAAACAAACACAAGCGTAATTGGTTGATGTTTGATTGTAACCACAGACGGCATTATTTCCACAATTATTGAGAACATCACAACCAATATGATCTTCCGTACACTGATTAATTCCATCACCGTGAAAACCATTAATACAAACACATTTATAATCACCATCACGATTAATGCACTGTCCATTTGCATGACACAATGAAGGATTGGTTGAACAATCGGCTACCACACATCGACCATTCACCATATTAAAT includes these proteins:
- the LOC130675071 gene encoding medium-chain acyl-CoA ligase ACSF2, mitochondrial produces the protein MFLIKQYLRNKLHNSVSIIKYYTSIRLNSTENNIDSSSSYRFYPGKLPIIDITVGKLFEEACKEFKNRECVVSVHQNNIRLTYNQVLERADKLAAGLKKLNLKYGDRVGVWGPNDYQWLLAFIAISRAGLIMVGINPAYQQNELNYSLNKVQVNTVIAPDKFRTQDYGKMLINAKNACPSLKNIILWTDNSIKGTYRFSDIESLATNVEIEGIGATQNEISPYDGCNIQFTSGTTGFPKAPLISHRSFVNNGRQVVERAGLINNNSHHKACLNVPFFHAFGMIHGCMVGFNAGMTFVLESPIFNPKNSIETIVNEKCTIAYGTPTMWVNMLDMQEQLQARIPSLHLTTTGGAIVSPELMKKIRNTFKVDKATIIYGLTENTAVVFHTVPEDPHELTNYTVGRLHDHIEAKVVDENGQTVPIGTPGELWTRGYSTMIGYWNDPENTSKTINEAGWLKTGDKFILHANGYGEVVGRLKDIIIRGGENIFPKEIEGFLESHNDILEAQVFGVHDDVYGEEICACIRLKNNKKKITANDIKLYAKGKISHFKIPRYIHFVEEFPKTASGKIQKFKLKQFMETNGLVPASKGK